In Nocardioides sp. WS12, the DNA window CGGTTCGGCTGGCTGCGGGCGATTCGGCAGGGGCACGCACGGGTTCAGGCCGGGTTGTCCGTGGCGGCCCCGGTGCTCGTGCTGTCCTCGGACCGCAGTGGACCGGCGTCGGAGATGGCGGGCGATGTCTTCAGCACCGACATCGTGCTCGACGTCCGGCAGATCAGGCGCTGGTCGACAGCGATCGGGACGCACGTGACCTACGTGGCCGTGCCCGGGGCGCTGCACGACGTCGTCCTGTCGCGCAGCACTGCCCGTGCCGCTGCCTACGCCGAGATCGACCGCTGGCTGCGCACCTACGTCAGCTGACCGGCAGATGCCGATCCGTCAGCAGGTGTAGGCGCCGTAGTCGTTGTAGCAGTCGTCGTACGACTCGCCCGCGAAGATCGCGATCGCCACGATGATGCCGACGCCGATCACGAACAGCGCGAACCCGGCCCACCCGACGATGACACCGGCGGTGGCGATGCCGCCACCCTGCTCGTTGTTGCGTCGGATCTGACCCTTCGCCATGTGACCGAGGATCGCGCCGATGAAACCGGTCGCGCCCACGCAGGCCGTGAGCGACAGGATGCTGACGATCAGCGAGGCGATCGCCATGCCGTTGGTCGGCGCCGGCGGCGTGAAGACGTACGGCTGCGGCGGGCCGACGGGCTGGCCGTACGGCGGGGCCACCGGCTGGCCGACAGGCTGGCCGTACTGCCCGTACTGGCCATAGGGCTGCGTCGGCGGCGGCGGGGGCTGCTCGTCGGGCTGCTGGCCCCACGTCGGAGTCGTCATGGCCCAACTCTTTCATGCTGCTCTAGTCTCGGTGGCATGGATCC includes these proteins:
- a CDS encoding DUF4190 domain-containing protein — its product is MTTPTWGQQPDEQPPPPPTQPYGQYGQYGQPVGQPVAPPYGQPVGPPQPYVFTPPAPTNGMAIASLIVSILSLTACVGATGFIGAILGHMAKGQIRRNNEQGGGIATAGVIVGWAGFALFVIGVGIIVAIAIFAGESYDDCYNDYGAYTC